The Fibrobacter sp. UWB2 genomic interval GGTCCTACAGACGAGTGACGAAAGAGGTACTCTAAAGATTTGTTTTGATTCCGTGATTGTTGGAATATTCTCTCGTCTCTAGTCTTTCGTCTAAAAAAAACTATATTTGGCCCATGTTCAAAATAGGCGTCATGGCTTCCGGCGGTGGAAGCAACTTCAAAGCAATTATTGACCGCATTGGCGAGGGTGACCTCGAAGCCCAGTGCAAGTTCTTAATCACGAACAACGCGGGTTGTGGTGCGGTGCATCATGCCGAAGAATTCGGAATCCCGGTGCATCACATTTCGGGTAAGACGCATCCGGATCAGGCTGCGTACGAAGCGGCTATGCTTGAAGTTCTCGACAAGTACGATGTGGACCTTTTGATTTTGGCGGGTTACATGAAGGCGCTCCCACTTTGCATGCTTAAGCGTATGCCGGACCGCATTTTGAATATTCACCCGTCGCTGTTGCCGAAGTTTGGCGGTAAAGGTTTCTTTGGACATCATGTTCATGAAGCTGTGCTTGCCGCGCATGAAACGGAATCTGGCCCGACGGTGCATCTCGTGAGCGAAGAAATTGACCGCGGTCGTATCTTGGCGCAGACTAAAGTTCCTGTGATGCCGGACGATACCGCCGATACGCTTGCCGCCCGCGTCTTGGTTCAAGAACACGCTTTGTACTGGAAGACAATTAAGGAATACGCGGCCTCGCTGGGTCTATGAAATTTAAACTGCCCGCATTTTTAGAAAACATTGAATCCCCGGTAGAAGGGGAGGTGGCTCTGCGCAAGTTCGCTGCTAATCCTCTCGCTTTTGGCGGTGACTTGGACTTGTTTTCTGCGGGTGCGAATGGTGCGCGTTCTGAAAATGCGTCGTATGGTTCTGCAATTGTTGTGGGCATTGACGAAGTAGGCCGAGGACCGCTTGCGGGGCCTGTTGTGGCATGCGCTGCAGTGCTTAAGTCGCCCGATGCGCTTTTGACGCTGAACGATTCCAAAAAGCTTTCTCGTCCTAAGCGTGAAGCGATGTTTGATGCGGTTAAGGACGCTTGTGCATGCTACGCCATTGCTAGCGCGAGTGTCGAAGAAATTGACGAAATCAACATTCTCGAAGCGGATTTCTTGGCGATGCGCCGTGCTTTGCAAGCGCTCGGATTCCCGGGCCTCAATGAAACTGCTCCTGAAATTCCTATAGAAGTCAAAGGCTCTTTCGCCGATGTATTGGGAACGCCATCTTGTCCTAAAATCCTCATTGCTGTCGATGGCAATCTCAAAATCGACAAGATGCCACAAAACATCCAGATGCCCATCGTCAAAGGCGATGGGCGCATCGCAAGCATCTCGGCTGCGTCAATCCTCGCGAAAGTCTTCCGTGACCGCTATATGGATAAATTAGAAGAACTTTATCCGGGTTACGGTTTTAACAAGCACGCCGGTTACGGCACCAAGGCTCACCTCGACGCCATCCGCCGCCAAGGCTTCACGCCGGCCCACCGCAAAACTTTCCATCCCAAAAGCTTGTAGCAACTTTTAACTCGCGCTTTCTCGGCGCGTTTTTTTTTGCTGTTCGTGCGTTTGTGCAAACAAAAAGAAAAGAGACTCAACTTTCGCCAAGTCTCTTTTTCTGCGGGTGCCAGGACTCGAACCTGGAGCTGTATGAAGACCGGACGAGCCTATATCGCTATAAGAAAGTTAGGGCTCGTCCTCTCGCCAACACGGCCGGTTGATACCGGTCGCTTATGGCTCACGTCGGCTCCAGTTTCTCGTAGAAATAAAAACAGAAAAGGCTAGTCTTGCGACTAACCTTCTCTTCTGCGGGTGCCAGGACTCGAACCTGGAGCCTTTTGGTTCGTAGCCAAACGCTCTATCCAGTTGGGCTACATCCGCGTTTTGTTTTGTTGTCTTCTCTCGTTGACGGGTCCAAATATAGAATAATCGAAAATAATGTCAAGGGTAAAGTGCGAAAAAAATGAAATTTTTTGAAAAAAGTTTCGAGCGTTCTCTTTTTGACCATATAAACTTCCTTTTTGACCGTTTGTACGTTTGAATTACCCCCTATTTACCCCCTAATTGCGCTCCCGTATAATTGAATAGATTTCATCGATTAGCTATTTTTGTCCGCAAACTTTTTTAGTGTGACTTAAAATGGATAAGTTCAAATCATTCATGAAGATTTTAGGCGCGGCCATCGTTAAGTATGGTTCCCTCGTTTGGCAGAAAATTTGGAGCTTGGTGAAGATTGCTTTTGCCAACAAGGTTTTCCGCTGGTTCTTTATATTCATGTGCCCGATTTTCGTGGCGTTTATTGCTGCGCTAGTCGTCTATATTCATTACTCGCCGGAACTGCCGTCGCTTTCGCAGCTCGAACAGATTAATCCGCGACTTGTGACGAATATTTACGACAAGGATGGTCAAATTGCGCATGAATACTTCGTGGAACGCCGCGAATGGACTTCCATTGACTCGATCCCGCTGAACGCTATCCATGCCGTGATGGCGACCGAAGACCGTGCGTTCTACAAACACTGGGGCATGAACGTTTGGGCGATTCCGTCTGCGCTTATCGAAAGTGCCGTCTCGGGCAACAAGCTCCGCGGTGCATCGACTTTGACACAACAGCTCACCAAGCTCCTCTTCCTCACGCCGGAACGTTCGCTTTCCCGTAAGATCAAGGAAATGATGACGGCTATTCGCATCGAACAGACCTACACGAAGGAAGAAATTCTTGAATTCTACATGAACGAAGTTTACCTCGCTGGCGGTAACTACGGTTTCCAGGCGGCAGGCAAGTACTACTTCGGCAAGCCGCTCGATAGCCTTTCTATTCCGGAATATGCTGTGCTCGCAGGTATGTTGCAGCGCCCTGAAACGTATCGCCCTGACCGTCACCCGAAGGCTTCCAAGCGCCGTCGTAACACGGTGCTCTATGCTATGCGTGATGCAGGCTTCATCACGAACGAAGAATACCGCAAGTATATAGAAGAACCGATTGTGCTAGCCAAGAAAGAAGAAGCTACGGGAACGGGCTTGTATTTCTTTGAAGAAATTCGCAAGTACATGGAAAAAAAGTACGGCGAAAATTCTCTCTATGCCGATGGCGTGTCTGTCTACAGTACGATTGACCCGGACATCCAGGCGTTCCTTGACAGTGTCGCTCGTGCGCAGGTCGAACGCGTCCGTCGCCGTATCAAGTACCGTGCAACTCGCAGACTCCAGCTCACCAAGAAGTACGACATGCCCGAAGATAGCGTTGTCGCTCACTTCGATAGTGTCTACACGCTTTTCAAGAAGGAATATCTCGCTGCTGATACGGTTCGCAACAAGCGTGGCCAGTTTACCCGTTTCCCGGACAGTATCCGTTATCATCACGCAGAAGTAGCCGCAATTATTATTGAGAATGAGACTGGTGCTATTCGCGCCATGGTGGGCGGTAGCGACTTCAACAAGTCCAAGTGGAACCGTGCCGTGCAGTCCTTGCGCCAGCCGGGTTCTTCGTTCAAGCCGATTGTCTATTCTACCGCTATGGACAATGGCGCAAGCCCCTGCGACTCCGTGAATGACCAGCCGGTGACTATTCCGGACCCGGATGACAAGAACCCGAACAAGGTCTGGCGCCCGGGTAACTTCGAACATGACTTCGAAGGCATGATGACGCTCCGTCGCGCTCTGTACAAGTCCAAGAACCTTCCTGCCATTTTGACCGGCATGAAGTACGGTCTCAGCAACGTGGTGAACTACGCTCGCAAGTTCGGCATCAAGCGTGCTCCGTTGCAGGCTGTCCCGAGCTTGGCGCTGGGTTCTGTGGGTGCAACGCTTATGGAAATGACTTCTGCTTACACAGTGTTCCCGAACGGCGGTAACCGCATCGAGCCGTACATGATTGAATCCATCGTGGACCGCAATGGCGAAGTGGTGGAGAAGAATTCCAAGGTCGAACACGAAGTCTTGCGCCCGGCATCGGCTTATTTGATGGTTGATATGCTCAAGGACGTGAACGTTCGCGGTACGGCCGGCCGTGTGTGGGCTTCTGGTTTCCGCCATCCGAGCGGCGGTAAGACCGGTACGACGAACGATTACACGGATACGTGGTACATCGGCTTCACCAAGCAGTACACGATGGGTGTTTGGGTGGGTTCCGATACGCCGGGGACCATGGGTGCCGGTCATACAGGTACCGAAGACGCTCTCCCGATTTGGATGGCGACGATGGCTAAACTGCACAAGGATTTGCCGAAGCTTCCGTTCCCGGTTCCGCCTGGTGTGATCAGCCGTGGCATCTGCAACCACACGGGTCTTATTGCTGGTGAATTCTGCTCTGAAAAGACTTACTGCCTCTACACGGCGGGCTACGGTCCGACTGAAAAATGCGATGGCAACCACTTCTCGTCGCAGACAAAGTCTGCTGATAACGCAACGTTGTTCAGCAACAAGAGCGTTGTCGAGAACAACCGCTACGAAGCTCCGCAGCCCAAGAAAAAGAAAGGCAAAGGCAAGGACGAACCGCAGCAGCCCAAGCGTAGCACGAGAAAGATGTTCTAGCGTTTGTTGTCATGCCGGCCTCCGTGCCGGCATCGCCATTTATAGCGTGTAAGGAGCCCTACGGGCTCCTTTTTTGCGTATAATTGTTTTTCTTTGCTTCGCTTTTTACTTATTTTGTAAGTATGAATT includes:
- a CDS encoding ribonuclease HII, with translation MKFKLPAFLENIESPVEGEVALRKFAANPLAFGGDLDLFSAGANGARSENASYGSAIVVGIDEVGRGPLAGPVVACAAVLKSPDALLTLNDSKKLSRPKREAMFDAVKDACACYAIASASVEEIDEINILEADFLAMRRALQALGFPGLNETAPEIPIEVKGSFADVLGTPSCPKILIAVDGNLKIDKMPQNIQMPIVKGDGRIASISAASILAKVFRDRYMDKLEELYPGYGFNKHAGYGTKAHLDAIRRQGFTPAHRKTFHPKSL
- the purN gene encoding phosphoribosylglycinamide formyltransferase: MFKIGVMASGGGSNFKAIIDRIGEGDLEAQCKFLITNNAGCGAVHHAEEFGIPVHHISGKTHPDQAAYEAAMLEVLDKYDVDLLILAGYMKALPLCMLKRMPDRILNIHPSLLPKFGGKGFFGHHVHEAVLAAHETESGPTVHLVSEEIDRGRILAQTKVPVMPDDTADTLAARVLVQEHALYWKTIKEYAASLGL
- a CDS encoding penicillin-binding protein 1A, encoding MDKFKSFMKILGAAIVKYGSLVWQKIWSLVKIAFANKVFRWFFIFMCPIFVAFIAALVVYIHYSPELPSLSQLEQINPRLVTNIYDKDGQIAHEYFVERREWTSIDSIPLNAIHAVMATEDRAFYKHWGMNVWAIPSALIESAVSGNKLRGASTLTQQLTKLLFLTPERSLSRKIKEMMTAIRIEQTYTKEEILEFYMNEVYLAGGNYGFQAAGKYYFGKPLDSLSIPEYAVLAGMLQRPETYRPDRHPKASKRRRNTVLYAMRDAGFITNEEYRKYIEEPIVLAKKEEATGTGLYFFEEIRKYMEKKYGENSLYADGVSVYSTIDPDIQAFLDSVARAQVERVRRRIKYRATRRLQLTKKYDMPEDSVVAHFDSVYTLFKKEYLAADTVRNKRGQFTRFPDSIRYHHAEVAAIIIENETGAIRAMVGGSDFNKSKWNRAVQSLRQPGSSFKPIVYSTAMDNGASPCDSVNDQPVTIPDPDDKNPNKVWRPGNFEHDFEGMMTLRRALYKSKNLPAILTGMKYGLSNVVNYARKFGIKRAPLQAVPSLALGSVGATLMEMTSAYTVFPNGGNRIEPYMIESIVDRNGEVVEKNSKVEHEVLRPASAYLMVDMLKDVNVRGTAGRVWASGFRHPSGGKTGTTNDYTDTWYIGFTKQYTMGVWVGSDTPGTMGAGHTGTEDALPIWMATMAKLHKDLPKLPFPVPPGVISRGICNHTGLIAGEFCSEKTYCLYTAGYGPTEKCDGNHFSSQTKSADNATLFSNKSVVENNRYEAPQPKKKKGKGKDEPQQPKRSTRKMF